gtaatcatgtgaacttgatatgtgttcaatattttgatagtatgtatgttgtgattcacttagtggtgtcatgtgaacatcgactacatgaaacttcaccatatttgggcctaagggaatgcattatggagtagcaattagatgatgggttgcgagagtgacagaagtataaaccccagtttatgtgctattccgtaagggaccgattggatccaaaagtttaatgctatggttagaatttattcttaatacttttctcatagttgtggatgcttgcgggagggttaatcataagtaggaggtttgttcaagtaagagcaacacctaagcaccggtccacccacatatcagattatcaaagtagcgaacacgaattaagccaacatgatgaaagtgattagatgaaattcccgtgtaccctcaagaacactttgcttattataagagactgttttggcctgtcctttgcctcaaaaggattgggctaccttgctgcacttttgatacgactatcgttacttgctcgttaaaaattaccttgctatcaaactactgttacttacaatttcagcatatGCAGACATTACCTAGttgaaccacttgtcatttccttctgctcctcattgggttcgacactcttacttattgaaaagagctacaattgatcccctatacttgtgggtcatcaaggggcTTTAAAGAAAAGGAAGTCCGCTGATGCCCCTGTTGCTCCTTCTCTAGTGAAGAAATTGAAGAGTATTCCAAGTTCTTCAAGTGACTTATCTATATTGAACCATTGTCCACATCGCCACCAACTGTTGAAGTAACTGACTGCCGCATGCTACTTGTGATTTGCCTTGActtttttcccgaagaggaagggatttagcagtacagtagagataagtattttcctaagtgagaaccaaggtttattGAACCAAAAGTAGAATCACGCAAACCCGagtgaacaacacctgcacacacaaaagcaaatatttGGACCCAACACAGGCAAGAGGGTCGTCACTCCCCTTGATCTCGTTACTTGGAAGGACTAAATCTTGTATAGGTAGATGGATAAactgcaaaaaaaataaaagataaataaaTTACAACAAGGTTTTTTTGTTTTTATATTATGATttaaggtagacccgggggccatagttttcactagagacttctctctcgaacacatagcttatgatgggtaaacaaattactgttggacaattgatataaaagtgcatagttatgaaaaaTTCATGaaaacgatcatgtatataggcatcacgtccgagacaagtagaccgactcatgcctgtctccaccaatcgaccgctatccagcatgcatctatggtattaaattCATGACAAACagaataacacattaagcaagatgacatgatgtagacaaaaactcaatcaatatgaataaaccccattgttttatccttactagcaacaatacaatacgtgccttggccctttctgtcactgggttatatcaccgcaagattgaacccactacaaagcacctctcccagtgaagataaatcaatctagttggccaaaacaaaCGGATAGATTGTAGATAAATACACAACtataacaatcatacataaaagagttcagagaagactcaattaGTTTCAGTGAATAATCTGATCAATAACTCCAAGAAGATTCAAGagatcgcaaaagaagattacatcagatagaactccaagaagatcgaggagaacatggtattgaagatccaagagagagtagaagccatctagctattagctatggacccgtaggtctatggcgaactactcacacatcatcggaagggcaaaaaggttgatgtagaagccctccatgatcaattccccctctggcagagtaccggagaaggcctccagatgggatcacggaagaataAAGACTTGCGATGGCGGAAAAGTTTCTTCGAGTGCCCCTctgatggtttgggaatatttgagaatttataaaaGTGGAATTAGGCCAAACAGAGCTGCGTGGGGCCCAGAAGCTCTGGGAGCGCACCCTACGAACTTATGGCCCTCTAGTATCTCTTTTGGCCTCCTACTGAAGCTTCGTGGGTCCCTTCTGGTCCCGAAAAAAAACTAAAAGGTTTTAATCCGTTTGgacttccactactaggaaaaaggctactagcagcgttGTTTTTTGTTTAGTTGTAGCGCGGGTCACCGCGCTACAGctaaaaagttagtagtagcgctggtccaccagcgctactactataatgttagtagtagtgcgggtgccgcccgcgctactactattcgaaccagcgctactactaacaaaatagtagtagcgcgtctagTATACGAGGCGCTACTACTATACTAGATACTAGTAGGGTGTAGTTTtccccagcgctactactaacaaatTATGAATTAAAAAAATATTACATGCATTATTCATAGATAGAAATCAGGGACACGTCCAGTGCAAAATGAACTAAACACACACAACCAAAGGTGGGTACCTTCCCTAGTGTTTCACCACCAACCTAAACATACCACTTCTCTACATGTATCTACCAAGGCTCGAAGTTCAGACGCCGGCGAACCCGAATACTCCCTCACCCCGAATGATGgcatcaaggtccaccacctcggcGACATCTGGCGTCAGGATCAATGGATGATCATCCGTGTGGCACGGTCGCCGGGCCTCACGGCAAAGTCCACCTCTGAGTGGTTGAAGAGCACGACGCCCACCAGGCTGCCGTAGTCAGTGTCAATCACCCCTACGGCCACGTCaggaaagtgaaaacttgttagtgCGCGTCAACATTCAAATCTAGTagggtattttctttctttttattacatGCACATGCATCAATAGTAACAGCCGGAGGCTAGTCCTTACTTGTTGCACGAGACATGAAGAAGGCTGGGTCCCCTCCTTGTTGCAGGAATGAATCAAAGGAAGACACTTCCGCGAGACATGAAGAAGGCCAGGTTCCCTCCTTCTGTAAATAGCTCAGGTGCCTGAAGTTGCAAGGAATCTTAATACAATGAACTCATAGTAATGCATAAtaacaagaaaaaagaaaaaacatgaATCCTAAAGAAAAGATCATTATACGAGTCAGGATAATGTGGGTAACAGTATTCATTAATAAGAACAATGGGCTGACATTTCTTAAGTGACATTTGTTTCACCAACAATGATTAATGACGAGGCATGCAAGATTTACATGCCTAGCATCAGCATACCCTTTGGTCCTTGCAAGAACTTGAAGACCAAGGTTCTTAGCTTTCTCCCCACTGACTAGCACAATTGCAGCAGCACCGTCACTGTACATTGAAAGATAAGAATGGCACTATAGTTACACTTCCAGGTAAACATTGCTTTACATAACTTATATTAACCATCGAGAAATCCTAAAATTCGAGCTACGAAGTAATATAGCTTCAGTACACTCTTAAGATGATACATTTACTACTGTAGATATACAACATAGTTTGGATTCATGCTGCATACCAAAGGTAATTTGATCGTGTAAAAATAAAGCTACAATCACTACtaagaaaagggctatagatgggatagacattaatggcgcactgtacatgtggtgcgccattactaaatactaatggcgcaccacgtcccacggtgcgccattagtaaaaacaatttttttttaattttttcaaaacaactaatggcgcaccgtgggagtggtgcgccattactagttgaaactagtaatggcgcaccactcccacggtgcgcctgggtgcgccattagtattttggcccaaacattcccccgaatgcaccccccggaccgccttttcagtttcaaaaaaaaatgatagaaatgtcaaaaaaagaaaaaagaaaataagattctcatgtgatatgtggtctagttgttagcaaaatttactaACATGATTtttgacttttttgcaaaatctctcgagaatttgtaaaaatgggcataacttttgcatacaaattcGGATGAAAAAgtattttatatgaaaaatcatctactcgaaaagttacatccgaatttaactggaaaccctgttaaacattttcaaaaccctcaaaaacctaacagaaaaaaaaagatatggggcttttaagatctagagaggcaaaaaaattcaaacttactaatggcgcacctgcccatggtgcgccattagtatcttgtcgccttcaaaattcaaaataaatcaaaaaaaatttactaatggcgcacctgcccatggtgcgccattagtatcttcccaccttcaaaattcaaaaaaattcaaaaaaataaaaaaaatagtaatggtgcacctgtcCACGGTgggccattactatgccgtatatatggctggacgtgtcctctcctccttacctcttcattcttctcctccactccacctctcctccactcctccactccatcttcccttctctcctccaccatactaccctcctcctctccggcgacctcctcctcctcctctccggcgacctcctcctccctcctctcgtctCCTCCCCTCccatcccctcacggtttctcctccctcctctccggtgagctcctcctccctcatctccggtgagctcctcctccctcctctccgatgagctcctcctccctcatctccggtgagctcctcctcccttctctcgggtgagctcctcctccctcctcttcggagctcctcctccctcctctcctcccatcccgtcacggtttctccttcctcccctccgatgcaacggtgaactcctctccggcgacctcctcctcctctccggcgaactcctctccggcaaaagaacacggcaaaagaacgtacaagatccaaaaacgggaacaaaacttgaaataatatcgtgcaaaaaaacgagcaaaaaaacgagcaaaaaatgggcaaaaaatttgcgatccagatccaaattcaaaattcaaaaatagcaatggcgcacggtgggggttagacggtgcgccactactattttcctgccttcaaaattcaaaaatactaatgacgcaccgtggccaatactaatggcgcaccagtggcctatactaatggcgcaccgtggcctatactaatggcgcaccactggtgcgccattagtaaaaaatactaatggcgtgatactaatggcgcaccaatagtgcaccattagtaggcaaaactggtgcgtcattagtaggccttttcctagtagtgaatgctGCACTAAGAAGTATCAATTGTTGAT
Above is a window of Triticum dicoccoides isolate Atlit2015 ecotype Zavitan chromosome 5B, WEW_v2.0, whole genome shotgun sequence DNA encoding:
- the LOC119312718 gene encoding uncharacterized protein LOC119312718 → MMEQTSAWYSSSPRLCCWASDGAAAIVLVSGEKAKNLGLQVLARTKGHLSYLQKEGTWPSSCLAEVSSFDSFLQQGGDPAFFMSRATRVIDTDYGSLVGVVLFNHSEVDFAVRPGDRATRMIIH